From Candidatus Omnitrophota bacterium, a single genomic window includes:
- the tmk gene encoding dTMP kinase codes for MKRGIFITFEGPEGSGKSTHAKRLSSFLKSKGHSVILLREPGGTKISEEIRRILLDKRNKKIDSKTEALLYLAARAQLVKEKITPALKSGRIVILDRFQDSTIVYQGHGGGLDLSLLDKLGRFVTEGLIPDLTFLLDINTKEGLRRCGLKDRMEKKSFSFHQRVRKGYLELAKKNPKRFFLIEVDRDIDAVSKRIEKKVLEIISR; via the coding sequence ATGAAAAGGGGAATATTTATTACTTTTGAAGGTCCGGAAGGTAGTGGTAAATCTACCCATGCAAAAAGATTATCTAGTTTTTTAAAGAGCAAAGGACATTCTGTAATTCTTCTGAGAGAACCCGGGGGGACAAAGATAAGCGAAGAAATAAGGAGGATTCTATTGGATAAAAGAAATAAGAAAATAGATAGTAAAACGGAGGCACTTCTCTATCTGGCTGCGCGCGCCCAGTTAGTTAAGGAAAAAATAACCCCTGCTTTAAAAAGCGGTAGAATTGTTATTTTGGACCGTTTTCAAGATTCTACTATTGTTTATCAGGGACACGGCGGAGGATTGGATTTATCCCTTCTGGATAAACTGGGTAGATTTGTCACGGAAGGATTAATTCCTGATTTGACTTTTCTTCTTGATATAAATACCAAAGAAGGTTTAAGAAGATGCGGTCTAAAAGACCGCATGGAGAAAAAATCTTTTTCCTTCCATCAAAGGGTAAGAAAAGGATATTTAGAATTGGCTAAAAAAAACCCAAAAAGATTTTTTCTGATAGAAGTAGATAGAGATATTGATGCCGTTAGTAAAAGAATAGAGAAAAAAGTTT
- a CDS encoding carbohydrate ABC transporter permease gives MKRRREFLKKFTVYVLLSLIGVSMVLPFLWMVSTSLKEAEAVFIQVKPWWRNWIPQKIVWANYYRAWKAVPFGRFYLNSIIVAFCVTIGVVFTSSFAAYAFSRLNFPGRDKLFFAYIATMMIPGSVIIIPQFALIRIMGWIDTYRALIIPAMFTAFGTFLLRQFFMTIPKDLEDAAKIDGCGYFGIYWRIILPLSKPALSTLTIFTFQGNWGSFMWPLLVTNRTELRTLPIGLEYFKSQYTTDWTLLMAGSVMVILPIILLFIFNQRFFVEGVKLSGIKG, from the coding sequence TAAGCATGGTCTTACCATTCTTATGGATGGTTTCTACTTCACTTAAAGAAGCCGAAGCGGTATTTATACAAGTAAAGCCGTGGTGGCGTAACTGGATTCCTCAGAAAATTGTCTGGGCTAACTATTATCGTGCTTGGAAGGCAGTTCCTTTTGGTAGGTTTTATCTCAACAGTATTATTGTAGCTTTTTGTGTTACTATAGGAGTAGTTTTTACCAGTTCGTTTGCTGCTTATGCCTTTAGCCGACTAAATTTCCCTGGAAGGGACAAATTGTTTTTTGCATACATCGCTACAATGATGATACCTGGTTCAGTAATCATAATTCCCCAGTTTGCTTTAATAAGAATTATGGGATGGATTGATACTTACCGGGCTTTAATTATTCCTGCTATGTTTACCGCCTTTGGGACATTTCTTTTGAGGCAGTTTTTTATGACCATACCCAAAGACCTTGAAGATGCAGCTAAAATTGATGGTTGTGGTTATTTTGGGATTTATTGGAGAATTATTCTGCCCCTCTCCAAACCAGCATTATCTACACTTACCATTTTCACCTTTCAGGGTAATTGGGGTTCTTTTATGTGGCCTCTTCTTGTTACCAATAGAACCGAATTACGTACCCTTCCCATTGGTTTAGAGTATTTTAAGAGTCAGTATACCACTGACTGGACTCTACTTATGGCAGGTTCAGTAATGGTCATTCTTCCCATAATACTCCTTTTTATCTTTAATCAACGATTTTTTGTAGAAGGAGTAAAACTGAGTGGTATAAAGGGTTAA